One Candidatus Campbellbacteria bacterium genomic window carries:
- a CDS encoding YifB family Mg chelatase-like AAA ATPase: MSFAKVYSAQTSLLAAHIISVEVDVSNGLHAFSIVGLPDKAVEESRDRVSAAIKNSNFESPKSRNQKIVISLAPADIKKEGPLFDVAIALAYLRSQDDIRFNPEKKLFLGELSLDGDVRRISGVLPLVIKAQQMGFTEVFVPSDNTAEAALVRGISVFGIRTLKELIVHLNEKKNPDDDGNDIPKIKIPTTPETEYIPTVAQHSIDFSDVRGQTTAKRALEIAAAGGHNIALWGPPGTGKTLLAKALVGILPPLSFDEMLEVTAIHSVAGLLKEHTVTHPPFRSPHHTSSYVSLVGGGAFPKPGEITLAHRGVLFLDEFPEFDRRVIESLRQPLEDRVVSVARVRGSAQFPADTLLVAALNPCPCGKWGSGRACTCSPHILLHYQRKISGPVMDRIDLWVEVAPVEHADLSRGGDGEASAVVRERVLSARALQTKRFENTTRRKNSDMNVRDLDIFTPLTKEVRDILNTSAKKLDLSARAYHRVIKIARTIADLENTEHIERHHILEALQYRPKMFGAGM; the protein is encoded by the coding sequence GTGTCCTTCGCAAAAGTATACAGTGCCCAAACGTCTCTACTCGCGGCTCATATTATTTCCGTCGAGGTGGATGTTTCTAATGGTCTTCACGCGTTTTCAATTGTGGGACTTCCTGACAAGGCGGTTGAGGAATCTCGCGACCGCGTATCTGCCGCAATAAAAAATAGCAATTTTGAATCGCCCAAAAGTCGCAACCAAAAAATAGTTATCTCTCTTGCACCGGCCGATATCAAAAAAGAAGGGCCATTGTTTGATGTTGCCATTGCACTTGCATATCTGCGTTCACAAGACGATATTCGTTTTAATCCAGAGAAAAAATTATTTCTCGGTGAACTTTCTCTTGATGGGGACGTTCGGCGCATCAGTGGTGTTCTTCCTCTTGTTATCAAAGCACAACAAATGGGTTTCACGGAGGTGTTTGTGCCAAGCGACAACACGGCAGAGGCTGCGCTTGTTCGAGGGATTTCCGTGTTTGGTATACGCACACTCAAAGAACTCATTGTTCATCTCAATGAAAAGAAAAATCCTGATGATGACGGTAATGATATTCCTAAAATAAAAATACCAACAACACCCGAGACAGAATACATTCCAACGGTTGCACAACACAGTATTGATTTCTCAGATGTGCGCGGACAAACAACGGCAAAACGCGCTCTAGAAATCGCCGCCGCAGGCGGACACAACATCGCACTGTGGGGTCCGCCCGGTACAGGAAAAACACTCCTTGCAAAAGCACTCGTGGGTATTCTTCCACCACTCTCATTTGATGAAATGTTAGAAGTAACAGCGATTCATTCTGTTGCAGGATTACTTAAAGAACACACCGTCACACACCCACCGTTCCGCTCACCTCACCACACGAGTTCATATGTTTCACTCGTTGGTGGGGGTGCATTTCCAAAGCCCGGAGAAATTACGCTTGCACATCGTGGTGTTCTTTTCCTAGATGAATTTCCTGAATTTGATAGGCGCGTGATTGAAAGTTTGCGACAACCACTTGAAGACCGCGTCGTGTCTGTTGCTCGCGTCCGCGGAAGTGCGCAATTTCCTGCAGATACACTCTTGGTCGCCGCACTCAACCCTTGTCCGTGCGGTAAATGGGGAAGTGGGCGCGCGTGCACCTGCTCACCCCATATTCTTCTTCACTACCAACGGAAAATATCTGGACCAGTGATGGATAGAATTGATTTGTGGGTTGAGGTTGCACCGGTTGAACACGCGGACCTTTCTCGTGGAGGGGACGGTGAAGCAAGCGCTGTTGTGCGAGAACGTGTACTGTCTGCGCGAGCTCTACAGACAAAAAGATTTGAAAACACTACCCGTAGAAAAAACAGCGATATGAATGTGCGGGACCTAGATATATTCACGCCTCTCACAAAAGAGGTCCGCGACATTCTCAACACATCAGCAAAAAAGTTGGACCTCTCAGCACGTGCGTACCATCGAGTTATTAAAATTGCACGCACCATTGCCGATTTAGAAAATACAGAACACATAGAACGCCATCACATTCTTGAAGCGCTCCAATATCGTCCGAAAATGTTTGGAGCTGGAATGTAA
- a CDS encoding ORF6N domain-containing protein, with translation MKALTLETLAERIYFIRNKRVMTDSDLAELYEVTTKVLNQAVRRNMERFPEDFMFQLTKEENLIFQSGTSGSRYLKSQFVTSRSWGGRRKPVFVFTQEGVAMLSGILRSPRAVQVNIVIMRAFVHLREILSTHKELLQRLIELEKKYDERFRIVFEAIQQMMREPDPPRHPIGFQPNTK, from the coding sequence ATGAAAGCACTTACCTTAGAAACACTTGCGGAACGAATTTACTTCATTCGCAATAAACGAGTAATGACCGATAGTGATTTGGCAGAATTATATGAAGTAACAACAAAAGTACTCAACCAAGCAGTCCGAAGAAATATGGAGCGTTTTCCAGAAGATTTTATGTTTCAACTCACCAAAGAGGAGAACTTGATATTCCAAAGTGGAACATCAGGTTCTAGATATTTGAAGTCACAGTTTGTGACTTCAAGGTCGTGGGGTGGCCGACGCAAGCCAGTGTTCGTATTTACTCAGGAGGGAGTTGCCATGCTTTCTGGAATACTTCGTAGCCCAAGGGCGGTGCAAGTTAATATTGTCATTATGCGCGCATTTGTGCATCTTCGGGAAATACTTTCCACACACAAAGAGCTTTTGCAACGACTTATCGAGCTAGAGAAAAAATACGACGAACGGTTTAGAATTGTGTTTGAGGCAATTCAGCAGATGATGCGCGAACCAGACCCGCCAAGACATCCAATTGGATTTCAACCAAACACCAAATAG
- a CDS encoding M23 family metallopeptidase → MKHGFQSQRFWRGFVFRILATVLPFVSYGALLGIYGFLPSVGAQEEFPGIHLTSLNIPLLESTGNPNPKFAVATHSNIIYGVALAYNDNPIADERRLSATSDQISTYIVREGDSLSTIADMFNVSINTIRWANDLSGKSLIRPGQTLVILPVTGIQHIVKKGDTVKSIAKKYKGDLDEILQYNGIEIDSALAVGSEIIIPDGEIVAVPSKSSVGGASRAYAGPTYAGYYMRPTRGIKTQGLHGNNGIDIGSPAGTPIWAAAAGEVIVSSSGGWNGGYGNYVVIKHDNGTQTLYSHNSSNAVSVGQTVAQGDVIGYVGSTGRSTGSHVHFEVRGATNPF, encoded by the coding sequence ATGAAACACGGTTTTCAGTCACAGCGCTTCTGGCGTGGTTTTGTTTTTCGTATACTCGCCACGGTGCTTCCTTTCGTTTCATATGGGGCCTTGCTGGGTATCTATGGTTTCTTGCCGTCAGTAGGTGCTCAAGAGGAATTTCCGGGAATTCACCTTACATCGCTCAACATACCCCTTTTAGAAAGCACAGGAAATCCCAATCCAAAGTTTGCTGTGGCAACACATTCCAATATTATCTACGGTGTTGCCCTTGCATACAACGACAACCCAATAGCTGATGAGCGACGACTATCAGCAACATCTGACCAAATTTCCACATATATCGTCCGCGAGGGTGACTCTCTTTCCACGATTGCGGACATGTTTAATGTTTCCATCAATACCATTCGTTGGGCAAATGACCTTTCAGGAAAATCACTCATTCGACCGGGCCAGACACTCGTCATTTTGCCAGTTACAGGAATTCAACACATAGTGAAGAAGGGTGATACGGTAAAGAGTATTGCCAAGAAGTACAAGGGTGATTTGGATGAAATTTTGCAGTATAACGGTATTGAGATTGACTCCGCCCTTGCCGTTGGAAGTGAGATTATCATTCCTGATGGTGAAATTGTTGCCGTACCGTCAAAAAGCTCAGTTGGTGGGGCGTCTCGTGCATATGCGGGTCCCACATACGCGGGATACTATATGCGACCAACAAGGGGTATTAAGACTCAGGGATTGCATGGAAATAATGGTATTGACATTGGCTCTCCAGCAGGGACGCCGATTTGGGCAGCGGCCGCGGGGGAGGTCATCGTTTCTTCAAGTGGTGGGTGGAATGGTGGATATGGAAACTACGTGGTTATTAAGCATGATAACGGAACACAGACGCTGTACTCCCACAACAGTAGTAATGCAGTTTCAGTTGGTCAGACCGTGGCGCAGGGTGATGTGATTGGTTATGTTGGCTCAACAGGACGCTCAACTGGCTCGCATGTTCACTTTGAGGTTCGTGGAGCAACGAATCCGTTCTAA
- a CDS encoding UvrD-helicase domain-containing protein has translation MHYLESLNPAQKRAVSHTDGALMIIAGAGTGKTRVITTRILHLINSGVLPEKILAITFTNKAATEMRERVGHLLGTDLHTSYHIPATTSPFVGTFHSLGVKILRENVTRLGVTKYFTIFDRDNSLSAIKRIVKDLGLDPKQHSPNAFLSVISKNKGEATTLSKFKEKSGLNYFERLVVPVWEKYAEVLTKEKAFDFDDLLLSTLELLKKNPDILEHYQKRWSHIHVDEYQDTNTVQYELTKLLASGHGNICVVGDHDQCIYTWRSADMRNLARFEKDFSHVTVVMLEENYRSTQTILSAANSAIAQNEFRKEKNLFTNSADGAKIELYTAANENDEAMWIAARAAELIASGTPANEIAVLFRANFQSRVLEEAFLNTHVPYQMLGVRFFERKEVKDILSYIIAALNPDSTTAISRIINVPARGIGKTTLLKILSYQEHDLPAKMKEKIERFRALLGRIAEYTHTHKPSEVVKFVIKESGIELDLIHGGDDDIERLANMKELATLAVRYDTLPPEEGVSTFLENASLASDQDALRNDESSVKLMTIHAAKGLEFAHVFISGLEEGLFPDERSETRETPEEREEERRLFYVALTRARHQAHLSYAFIRTIFGTPTINTPSRFITEMDSELVEDVTPTNEWKPQGGFGKGLLDIDF, from the coding sequence ATGCACTACCTTGAAAGCCTCAATCCTGCACAAAAACGAGCTGTTTCACATACTGACGGTGCTCTTATGATTATTGCTGGTGCCGGGACAGGAAAGACACGCGTCATAACCACCCGCATACTCCACCTTATTAATAGTGGTGTCCTTCCCGAGAAGATTCTCGCCATTACCTTCACCAATAAAGCGGCGACCGAGATGCGCGAACGGGTTGGACATCTCCTTGGAACCGACCTACATACCAGCTACCACATACCAGCTACCACCTCTCCTTTTGTGGGAACCTTTCATTCCCTCGGTGTCAAAATCTTGCGAGAAAATGTGACACGTCTTGGTGTGACAAAGTACTTCACCATTTTTGACCGCGATAATTCTCTTTCGGCAATCAAACGAATTGTAAAAGACCTCGGATTAGATCCCAAACAACATTCACCAAACGCATTTCTCTCCGTTATTTCAAAAAACAAAGGCGAGGCAACAACACTTTCAAAGTTTAAGGAAAAAAGTGGGCTCAACTATTTTGAGCGACTCGTTGTTCCTGTGTGGGAGAAATACGCCGAGGTGCTTACAAAAGAAAAAGCATTTGATTTTGATGATTTACTTCTTTCTACATTGGAACTCCTCAAAAAGAATCCAGATATTCTTGAACACTACCAGAAGCGTTGGTCACACATTCACGTTGATGAGTATCAAGACACCAACACGGTGCAGTATGAACTCACCAAACTACTCGCGAGCGGACATGGGAATATTTGTGTTGTCGGTGACCACGACCAATGCATTTACACATGGCGAAGTGCCGACATGCGCAATCTCGCGCGATTTGAAAAAGATTTCTCCCACGTAACAGTTGTGATGTTGGAAGAAAATTATCGTTCAACACAAACAATTCTCTCTGCAGCAAATAGCGCCATCGCACAAAATGAATTTAGAAAAGAAAAGAATTTGTTTACTAACAGTGCTGATGGAGCAAAAATAGAACTCTACACTGCGGCAAATGAAAATGACGAAGCAATGTGGATTGCTGCGCGTGCTGCAGAATTAATTGCGTCTGGTACTCCCGCAAACGAAATCGCCGTGTTGTTTCGTGCAAACTTTCAGTCACGCGTACTTGAAGAAGCGTTTCTCAACACGCACGTACCATACCAAATGCTTGGTGTACGTTTTTTTGAACGAAAAGAGGTGAAGGATATTCTCTCGTACATTATTGCCGCACTTAATCCAGACAGCACAACCGCTATTTCTCGAATTATAAATGTTCCAGCGCGCGGTATTGGAAAAACAACACTCCTTAAAATTCTTTCATACCAAGAACATGACTTGCCAGCAAAGATGAAAGAAAAGATTGAACGATTTCGTGCGCTACTTGGACGCATTGCGGAATACACCCACACACACAAACCATCCGAGGTAGTTAAATTTGTCATCAAAGAAAGTGGAATTGAATTAGACCTCATACATGGAGGTGATGACGACATTGAACGTCTCGCCAACATGAAAGAGCTCGCCACACTCGCGGTGCGATATGACACTCTTCCACCAGAAGAGGGCGTCTCAACATTTTTGGAAAACGCATCACTGGCAAGTGATCAAGACGCACTCCGCAATGACGAATCATCGGTGAAACTTATGACCATTCACGCTGCAAAAGGGCTTGAATTTGCTCATGTTTTTATTTCTGGTCTTGAAGAGGGGCTCTTTCCCGATGAACGAAGTGAGACGCGCGAAACACCCGAGGAACGCGAGGAGGAACGCCGACTTTTTTATGTTGCACTCACACGTGCACGACACCAAGCACATCTTTCGTACGCATTTATCCGCACCATTTTCGGAACACCAACCATCAACACACCGTCACGATTTATAACTGAAATGGATAGTGAGCTTGTGGAAGATGTTACCCCTACAAATGAGTGGAAACCCCAAGGAGGTTTTGGAAAAGGCCTTTTGGATATAGATTTTTAA
- the rsmA gene encoding 16S rRNA (adenine(1518)-N(6)/adenine(1519)-N(6))-dimethyltransferase RsmA has translation MAHRAKKELGQNFLKSKLAISKIVEVASLSATDTVLEIGPGKGALTRALLDTGCTVIAIEKDGELIVLLQKTFAEEIASKKLTLIQGDIRTVDFSHYLLQATSYKLIANIPYYITGEILELFLEHGPQPERIVVLVQKEVAQRIVARDKKESILSLSVKAYGTPKIVMNVSKKYFSPAPKVDSAVLCISDISKKKFAGGDEKKFFTLVKAGFAHKRKQLVPNLASLVPKETLSRFLTEHGHSARERAEELSVDDWLALSQTTNPTL, from the coding sequence ATGGCACACCGTGCAAAAAAAGAACTTGGACAAAATTTTTTGAAATCTAAACTTGCGATTAGCAAAATCGTTGAAGTGGCTTCCTTATCCGCAACAGACACCGTTCTTGAAATTGGACCAGGCAAGGGAGCACTTACACGAGCACTCCTTGATACTGGATGCACTGTTATTGCAATTGAAAAAGATGGTGAACTTATTGTATTGTTGCAAAAAACTTTTGCAGAAGAGATTGCATCAAAAAAACTAACACTGATTCAAGGCGACATTCGCACTGTTGATTTTTCTCATTACCTGCTACAAGCTACGAGCTACAAGCTCATTGCCAACATTCCCTACTACATCACGGGAGAAATTTTAGAATTATTTCTTGAACACGGACCACAACCAGAACGCATTGTGGTACTTGTACAAAAAGAAGTTGCACAACGAATTGTAGCACGTGATAAAAAAGAAAGTATTCTCTCACTGTCGGTGAAAGCGTATGGCACACCGAAGATTGTGATGAATGTGTCAAAGAAATATTTTTCTCCTGCACCAAAAGTTGATTCGGCCGTGTTGTGCATTTCAGATATTTCAAAAAAGAAATTTGCAGGTGGTGATGAAAAGAAATTTTTTACACTCGTCAAAGCTGGCTTCGCACACAAACGAAAACAACTCGTCCCGAATCTTGCGAGCCTGGTACCAAAAGAAACGCTTTCGCGTTTCTTGACGGAGCACGGACACTCCGCGAGGGAGCGTGCGGAGGAATTGTCGGTTGATGATTGGCTTGCGTTATCTCAAACTACAAATCCGACCCTGTAA
- a CDS encoding peptidoglycan-binding protein yields MSTHKKAFWGTPSSARLVLGASFFIGVFFLLLSARASAETFSRNLRLGDSGGDVWQLQILLNQNTVTHVAEAGDGSPGYETSYYGVLTADAVRRYQELYREEILIPAGLVSGTGFFGPSTRAFISDTPTIVIEDMGTGSTIPAEVGPDAKTKELFTSIVSRMNLVVISDTEMLMARKDTEIVPETIASPPTTRAVMDLVQNQNENNVEILIAFLDEGGYLNDMDSKTKDAVKNQIRKDSKKDIIELIQSSDDITWAIPQAQKTGNLLFRFLTSVVTILKPKEALAVSLLPFGGTIYYRFFCYYSDTWAIVIAPPGMLTPAWVGYTYAQGYANWNMPFASKTIGLYVPGTQTCYITYEGEPLLIPTMGVISFITGSDL; encoded by the coding sequence ATGTCCACGCACAAAAAGGCTTTTTGGGGCACGCCCTCCAGCGCACGTCTGGTATTGGGCGCCAGTTTTTTTATCGGTGTATTTTTTTTGTTGCTGTCCGCCCGTGCTTCTGCGGAAACGTTTTCCCGCAACCTGCGTCTCGGCGACTCTGGTGGTGATGTGTGGCAGTTACAAATACTTTTGAATCAAAACACAGTAACGCATGTTGCGGAAGCAGGCGACGGGTCTCCGGGGTATGAAACGTCGTATTATGGTGTGCTGACCGCTGATGCGGTACGGAGGTATCAGGAGCTGTATCGCGAAGAAATACTTATACCAGCTGGATTAGTGTCAGGAACCGGTTTTTTTGGTCCAAGTACGCGTGCGTTTATAAGTGATACACCTACTATTGTCATTGAAGATATGGGCACTGGCAGTACTATACCTGCTGAAGTGGGCCCAGATGCAAAAACAAAAGAACTATTTACCAGTATTGTGTCGCGCATGAATTTGGTGGTTATTTCTGATACAGAGATGTTGATGGCAAGAAAGGATACGGAGATTGTCCCAGAAACCATTGCGAGTCCGCCGACGACAAGGGCGGTGATGGATCTCGTACAAAATCAAAATGAAAACAATGTTGAAATACTCATTGCCTTTTTGGATGAGGGAGGATATTTGAATGACATGGATTCAAAAACAAAAGATGCTGTTAAGAACCAAATTCGTAAAGACTCAAAAAAAGATATTATTGAATTAATACAGTCCTCGGACGACATTACTTGGGCGATTCCTCAAGCACAAAAAACAGGGAACCTCCTTTTTCGCTTCTTAACGTCGGTTGTTACTATTTTAAAACCAAAAGAAGCACTTGCCGTCAGCCTACTTCCTTTTGGTGGAACTATTTATTATCGTTTCTTCTGTTATTACAGCGACACATGGGCAATCGTCATTGCTCCCCCGGGCATGCTCACACCTGCATGGGTCGGGTACACATATGCTCAAGGATATGCGAACTGGAATATGCCCTTTGCGTCGAAGACAATAGGATTGTATGTACCAGGAACCCAAACCTGTTATATCACATACGAAGGTGAGCCACTTCTTATTCCAACCATGGGGGTTATATCATTTATTACAGGGTCGGATTTGTAG
- a CDS encoding thrombospondin type 3 repeat-containing protein yields the protein MQPDSFLHKPSKRIFALGIIAIAVIASVVLFKIKPSTTQQGVLKNEVVSGTIVTEIDSDADGLKDWEEALWGTDPKMTDSNGDGIGDLAEVRNKKIEIQTTREQILNSATSSMFSYFEQGTNITKTDALSRALFEQVIAFKTAGIPLTKEDAIHIASTLGSVIEQAPDTNQKQFQLSNLSIIETPTTAQLHTYGNTVAGALKVTVSEQNNEFFVFEEFAKTGNVASFVKLSPVIQHYKDVVAKLRGIATPRDISASYLDFINTTQITATILGQLQTASVDSVAIIPVLQTYQTNYDARVAALRAIKTYLVAQNITYTDFEDGFLLVTMD from the coding sequence ATGCAACCTGATTCTTTTTTACACAAACCAAGCAAACGTATTTTTGCCCTCGGAATAATTGCTATCGCGGTGATTGCTTCTGTTGTTCTTTTTAAAATAAAACCATCAACCACCCAACAGGGCGTGCTCAAAAATGAGGTGGTAAGCGGTACCATTGTTACCGAAATAGATTCTGATGCAGACGGACTCAAAGATTGGGAGGAGGCACTTTGGGGTACCGACCCAAAAATGACGGACTCGAATGGAGATGGAATTGGTGACCTTGCAGAAGTGCGAAATAAAAAAATCGAAATACAGACGACACGAGAACAAATTCTTAATTCTGCAACGAGCAGTATGTTTTCTTATTTTGAACAGGGTACAAACATCACCAAAACCGATGCTCTTTCTCGAGCACTCTTTGAACAAGTTATTGCATTTAAAACTGCGGGAATTCCTCTCACGAAAGAAGATGCAATACACATCGCTTCAACGCTCGGAAGTGTGATTGAACAGGCACCAGACACAAACCAGAAACAATTTCAATTAAGCAACCTCAGTATTATTGAAACACCAACCACTGCACAGTTACATACCTATGGAAACACTGTTGCAGGAGCGCTTAAGGTTACTGTGTCCGAACAAAATAACGAATTTTTTGTATTTGAAGAGTTTGCAAAAACAGGAAACGTTGCCTCTTTTGTAAAACTGAGCCCCGTTATTCAGCACTACAAAGATGTTGTTGCCAAGCTACGCGGTATTGCCACCCCACGAGACATTTCCGCAAGCTACCTTGATTTTATTAATACAACACAAATAACAGCAACTATACTTGGACAACTTCAGACCGCCTCCGTCGACTCCGTGGCTATTATTCCCGTGTTACAAACATACCAAACAAACTACGACGCCCGAGTTGCCGCACTTCGTGCCATTAAAACGTATCTTGTTGCGCAAAATATCACCTATACCGACTTTGAAGACGGGTTTTTACTTGTTACTATGGACTAG
- a CDS encoding four helix bundle protein: MNKNSPETFHQKLQTLMYSFVHSVYDATKTFPGDEIFGVTSQLRRATLSVALNYTEGYARHGKRELAHFLKISYGSLKESMYLVQFAKDREWISLETHQKLYQMGDEIGKMLWSSFSHMT, translated from the coding sequence GTGAACAAAAACTCACCGGAAACATTTCATCAAAAACTTCAAACATTGATGTACTCTTTTGTGCACAGTGTCTATGATGCAACTAAAACATTCCCCGGAGACGAGATTTTTGGTGTAACAAGTCAACTGCGTCGAGCAACACTATCTGTTGCCCTAAATTATACAGAGGGATACGCTCGTCATGGTAAAAGGGAGCTTGCTCATTTTCTTAAGATTTCTTATGGCTCACTCAAAGAATCCATGTATCTTGTGCAGTTTGCTAAAGACAGAGAGTGGATATCTCTAGAAACACATCAAAAACTGTACCAAATGGGGGATGAGATTGGTAAAATGTTGTGGTCAAGTTTTTCACATATGACATAA
- a CDS encoding PrgI family protein, translated as MKFEVPQFIDIEDKVFGPLTFKQFIYLAGSAGLSVVIWVFLPLLLAIPLIGVVVGLGVALAFYKVNNEPFIALIESALRYSLGHKLYIWKKMPKKVTKEKEDGTQESGMLVPRIADSKLRDLAWSLDVHDSLNGGGESPL; from the coding sequence ATGAAATTTGAAGTCCCTCAATTCATTGACATAGAAGACAAGGTGTTCGGACCACTCACCTTTAAACAGTTCATCTATCTTGCGGGTAGTGCTGGTCTTTCGGTGGTTATTTGGGTTTTTCTACCACTTCTTCTTGCCATTCCACTTATTGGTGTTGTTGTCGGACTTGGTGTTGCGCTTGCATTCTATAAAGTGAACAACGAACCATTTATTGCTCTCATTGAGTCAGCGCTTCGATACTCTCTCGGGCATAAACTGTATATTTGGAAAAAAATGCCGAAAAAAGTTACCAAAGAAAAAGAAGATGGCACACAGGAGTCCGGTATGCTTGTTCCCCGCATCGCAGATAGTAAGTTGCGCGACCTTGCGTGGAGTTTGGATGTACACGATTCACTCAATGGGGGCGGGGAATCACCACTGTAA
- a CDS encoding conjugal transfer protein TraC, translated as MGILDFIKGKPKKAAQITPVLPKDIYEAGVLELQDVIAPSALKITPRALNLGDKVVRTFFAISYPRFLPDNWLSPVINMDKVFDLSISIIPVDTAQVLKEFRKRVAEVQSQIHMREDKGMVRDPMLDSAYENLESLRDQLQQATEKLFDVGLYISIYSENESDLDKTESEIRSLLESRLIYLKPALFQQEQGFKSVLPVGTDELGIHSKLNTAPLSSFFPFVSFDLSSNQGILYGVNRHNSGLILFDRFSMPNYNSVMFATSGAGKSYATKLEILRTLMFDTEVIVIDPEREYEFMVDAMGGRYFDISLTSQHHINPFDLPPVREDETPANVLRSNIITLVGLFRIMFGGLTPEEDAIIDRAITEVYALKDITGEHDFAGVEPPLLSDFELVLAGMNGGESLVQRLSKYTKGTWSGFINQPTNVDINKKFIVFSVRDMEEELKPVAMYLITHYIWSAVRRTLKKRLLVVDEAWLMMKDENTASLLFGLAKRGRKYFLGIATITQDVGDFLRSPYGLPIITNSSIQLLLKQSPSSIDLVQQTFNLTDEEKFLLLESERGEGIFFAGLKHVAIKSIASYTEDQIITSDPSQLLALKKSREELQATKESDVVKTSDVEPLAEKVSQSEQHKNELLTQAVDMKNVE; from the coding sequence ATGGGAATTCTTGATTTTATAAAAGGAAAACCAAAAAAGGCGGCACAAATTACCCCCGTGCTTCCAAAGGATATTTACGAGGCTGGTGTGCTTGAACTCCAAGACGTTATTGCACCATCTGCTCTCAAAATAACACCCCGCGCACTCAACCTTGGGGACAAGGTGGTGCGAACGTTCTTTGCTATTTCATACCCACGCTTTCTTCCAGACAATTGGCTTTCACCAGTTATCAACATGGACAAGGTGTTTGATCTCTCTATCTCTATTATTCCTGTTGATACCGCACAAGTGCTCAAAGAATTCAGAAAGCGTGTTGCAGAAGTACAAAGCCAAATTCACATGCGCGAAGATAAGGGAATGGTGCGTGACCCAATGCTTGATAGTGCCTATGAAAATCTTGAATCACTTCGTGACCAACTACAACAAGCAACTGAGAAACTATTTGATGTTGGACTGTATATCTCCATCTATTCAGAAAATGAGAGTGACCTTGATAAAACAGAATCAGAAATTCGCTCACTTCTTGAATCACGTCTTATTTATCTCAAACCCGCGCTCTTCCAACAAGAGCAGGGATTCAAGAGCGTGCTTCCTGTGGGAACCGACGAACTTGGTATCCACAGCAAACTCAACACAGCACCTCTCTCAAGCTTTTTTCCATTTGTGTCATTTGATCTTTCATCAAATCAGGGAATTCTCTATGGTGTGAACCGCCACAACTCTGGACTCATTCTGTTTGACCGATTCTCTATGCCAAACTACAACTCAGTTATGTTTGCAACATCAGGGGCAGGAAAAAGTTACGCAACGAAGTTGGAAATTCTTCGTACGCTCATGTTTGACACCGAAGTTATTGTAATTGACCCAGAGCGTGAGTATGAATTTATGGTTGATGCTATGGGTGGACGCTATTTTGATATTTCACTTACATCTCAACACCACATCAATCCCTTTGACCTACCTCCAGTGCGCGAAGATGAAACCCCAGCAAACGTATTGCGTTCAAACATTATTACACTTGTGGGACTCTTCCGTATTATGTTTGGTGGGCTCACGCCAGAAGAGGATGCCATTATTGACCGAGCTATTACTGAAGTGTATGCACTCAAAGATATTACTGGAGAACACGATTTTGCGGGTGTTGAGCCACCCCTTTTGTCTGATTTTGAACTCGTGCTTGCGGGTATGAACGGTGGAGAATCGCTCGTACAACGACTTTCAAAGTACACCAAAGGAACGTGGTCTGGCTTCATCAACCAACCAACTAACGTGGATATCAATAAAAAATTTATTGTGTTCTCTGTACGTGACATGGAAGAGGAGCTCAAGCCGGTTGCTATGTATTTGATTACACACTATATCTGGAGTGCAGTACGCCGTACACTCAAAAAGCGCCTCCTTGTGGTGGACGAGGCATGGCTCATGATGAAGGATGAAAATACCGCATCGTTGTTGTTTGGGTTGGCAAAACGTGGACGAAAGTACTTCCTCGGCATTGCCACCATCACGCAGGATGTTGGGGACTTCCTACGTTCCCCATACGGACTTCCAATTATCACCAACTCTTCAATTCAGTTGCTCTTAAAACAGTCTCCGTCGTCTATTGATCTCGTGCAACAAACATTTAACCTCACCGACGAGGAAAAGTTCTTGCTTCTTGAATCTGAGCGCGGGGAGGGCATTTTCTTTGCTGGACTCAAGCACGTGGCAATAAAAAGTATTGCATCGTATACCGAAGACCAAATTATTACCTCGGACCCGTCACAACTTCTTGCACTCAAAAAATCACGAGAAGAATTACAGGCAACAAAAGAGAGTGACGTGGTAAAAACAAGTGATGTTGAACCTCTTGCAGAAAAAGTATCACAATCTGAACAACACAAAAACGAGCTTCTCACCCAGGCTGTGGATATGAAAAACGTAGAATAA